The window CCATTTTGATATCAAGAAGGTTGATGAACGCTCGGTTCTCCTGGTGCCCGATATCGCCCTCGTAGACAATCCGGCAGTCGAGTTTGTTGTGGCTCGCGTGCCGCGCAATCATTGAGAGCGCCATAGCGCTCGAGATTGAGTCAGGATCGGGGTTCAAGTGGGTGACGATGCAGAGCGTCCCCTCCCAGGAAGCGAGCAGATCATAGAGCCGCAGGGCGAGCCGCGAGGAATGGAGCTTCCTGATATGGTGGATAGCTGTCCGGGCCACCACCTCCTGTGGATAGAGGACGACATCAGCACCCTCCTGCTGGAGAAGGTCAACGCTGACAGGGTCTGTGGCGCGCGCAATGACGTAGGTCGCCGGATAACGGTTCTTGAGTGTCCTGAGCGCAGCTAGATTGGCTTCCCGGTCGTTCGCGAGGATGAATGCGATCTCCGGGACCGGCAGCCGGTCTAGCAGATCGGGATCTCTGATATCTCCAACAATCGCCTCGTACTTCTGATCACGGAGATCTTCGACCCTTTTTTCGTCCTTATCGACAATGATGAGGTCCTCGTTCTCCTGCCCGAGCTCCTCCACGACGTTATAGCCGGTGCTCCCGCAGCCAAGAATGATGTACTTGATACGTTCCTTTGAAACGTTCTGAACCGCCTCAGGCATGCGTACAATGGTGTAACTTCTCATCGTATTAAGGGATTCCATCTCTGCGATTTTCGGGAGGTATCCGTAATATTTATATTCTTTCATATCCTATACTGTTAGGTCAGATGCTTGGGCCTGTAGCTTAGTTCGGCAGAGCGACGGACTCTTAATCCGTAGGCCAAGGGTTCAAATCCCTTCAGGCCCGTCGAACACTTGTCTCTTCTTATCATGTGAATTTTCCCGATCTAAAGATCACTCCAGCAAACCAGTTTCAATCTTGTAGCCGACCATTTATTCAAACGATCCCCCGACTCTCAACGTGGCGCCGGGCAATCCATTCGAGCCCAATCAGCCTCAAGACTAACCGCGGATTCTAACGCGGGCTTGATTGCTGCAAGCTTTCCGGGGTACCGGAGGCACATATATGCCAAAGATATATAATACCTGCTCCGGCGGAATAAACGGACAAATGTGATGCACACCTGACTAAAAAAGAATTCCAGAGGTGCAATCGCTGCAGGCCGCCCGGGGGCGCCGCTGGAGCATCTTCAGGCAAACCCGGGTCGTCACTGTCCAATCTTAAAGAGCATCTCCTCAAGCGTCGGGTAATGAGACTCAATCCGGTCGATCGTCGCGCCATCGGCTGCAAGCGTCGCGGTCGTCCGGTTCAACTCCTCAATAGAGTGAGCTACGGTAAGGTACCGGCCATCGGAGATGGTGTAGTCGACCGATGTGGTGAAAGTTGCCGGGTCACCGATGCGGAAGAAGACCTGATACGTGAGAGATCCGAACTTCTCCCGAAGTTCGGGCATGGTGCCCTTAGCCACCACTCTACCCCGGCGCAGGATCAACACCATATCGCAGACCTCCTCTACCTGAAAGAGGTTGTGTGCCGAGAAGATCACGGTCTTGCCCCGGTCGCGAAGACCTTTGACGTACTCGATCACCGACCGGGAGGTCATGGGATCGAGGCCGGAGGTGGGCTCATCGTAGATGAGGAGACCAGGGTCGTGCATCAGCGACCGTGCGATCGCAACCTTGCGCTTCATGCCTTTCGAGAGTTCCCCGATCTTTTTCCCGTTTGGCTCGAGCGCAAGCTCCGCGAGAAGGTCTTCGCGCCGCCTCCGGATGACCTCCTTCCTGAGGCCGTAGATCTCCCCAAAGAACGCAAGGTAGGCATCCACGGTCATCGTCTCGTAGAGCCGGGACTCCTCAGGGAGGTAGCCCAGGTTCTGCTTCAGATCGAGCGGCCTTCTTGCGACATCGATTCCGTTGATGACGAGGTTACCTGCTGTCGGGAGAATAAGGCCGGCCATGATCTTTAAGAGCGTCGTCTTTCCAGCGCCGTTGTGCCCGATCACCCCAAGTATCCGTGCATCGTCGAGATCGAAGGTGACACCGTCGAGAGCCGGGAAGTCGCCGTAATATTTGACAAGGGAGCGGGCCGTTATCATGGGACACCTCTTTTATGTCTTCGATGTCTACAAATAGTTTGTTGCAGAGAGTTATGAATCTCTGACGTCACCGGGCATTACCATGAGTCGCGCTTCTTCTATCTGGACGATCGCCGTCTGGGAGATGAACAGGTCGATGACCACGATGGGCAGGCATGTCTTACCGCTCGCGGCAGGTTTGCTCGTCCTCCTGGTACTGGTGATGGGGTTTGCCGCCTCAAGCGGCGTCCATATGCAGGACGGGATCTATCGCATCGGCATCGATGACCCCGAGGTCGCCCGGATCGTCGCCCCTGATAACCGCTTTACCCTCTACCTCGATGATGGCCCGGCCCTCTGGGAGAACCGGTTTGCATATGATATAATCATCTTAAACGGCGAGGTCTATGCCGCCGAAACAGAGAAAGGGCTGGCGGCGCTAAAGACACTGAAGCGTGATTACGATGGTTATGTCTCTCGCGTGGCCGCAGGGGAGCCCGATCTCTTTGCAGGCTACCCGCTCTGGATCGATCTGGAGTACGTGAAGAGCGAGCTTGATTTTCAGACGGTAATGAGCGGAGAGCAGGCGAGCCCCACGGCAGATACCAGAGTACCCCGCGCTACGCCCGGATCAGTCGAGGCGGTGACGCCCCCACCGTCGGCCATGCTGGTCTCCGAGGATGACCTTCGAGTACACCTCGCGGAGGCGAGGAGCGATCACCCCATGAGTCGCTACACCGGTATCCTCTCGGGCAGTTCTGCAACAGACGGGCTTCTCGTACCCTCGGAGCTCTCGCCTCCGCTCCCCTACGATGCACTCATTCTTGTCTTCGTCTTTATATTCCCGCTTTATTTCACCTCACAGTTCTTCATGATGAGCGTGATGAACGAGCGGGTGGGAAGGGCCGGGGAGGCGCTCCTCTCCACCCCGATCAGATCGAGCGCGATCGTCATCGGGAAAGCCCTCCCCTACTTCGGGCTCATGCTCATCATTGCAGGCGCAATCACCGTCTTTATCGGGGCGCCGCTCACGATCCTCCTCCCGCTCATCCCGGTCATCCTCTTCTTCCTCGCAAACGCCCTGATCATCGGGATGGCCTCCCGGAGCTTCAAGGAGCTCTCGTTCGTCTCGATATTCTTCTCGACGCTCGCCACATCGTACCTCTTCTTCCCGACGATCTTTGCAAACACCCATGTCATAAGCATCATCTCCCCCCTCACCCTGATCGTCCTCGAACTCCAAGGTGAGGGATTCACCGCCATGGAGTATGTCTACTCGACCGCGCTCTTCTTTGCAACAAGCATCATCCTCTTTTATCTCGGCACAATCAACTTCCGCGAGGAGCGGCTCTTTTCCGAGAAACCCCTCACATCACGGCTTGCGGACTTCATCTCAGGCGCGATCAACCGCGACCATCCGAACCTTGCGCTCTTCATCCTTGCCGCCTTCACAATACCGTTCGTCTTTATGGCGCAGATGATGACGCTCGTCCTCTTCTTCAACATCCCGATGCCGCTCTCCCTCGTCCTCCTGACCGTCTCTGCGGCATTCATCGAGGAGTTTGCGAAGTCGATCGGGATCTACGCCGTAGCACGTGAACGTCCAACGTTCCTGACGCCAAAGAACCTGATCTTCGGGGCGGTCGCCATCGGTCTCGGGTTCCTTGTCGGGGAAAAACTCCTCCTCTTTGCCACGCTCGCCCAGATCACGGAGTCGATCTTCGGAAGCGTCCTCTTCCTCTCTCTCCAGGTGCTCTGGATGCCGCTCCTTCTCCATATCACCGGGGTGCTGATCACCGGCGGCTTCCTTCTGCTCGGGGGACGCCACGCCTATGTACCCGGCCTCATCGCGGCGAGCGTGGTGCACAGCCTCTACAACCTCTACTTCCTCACGGGGGGACTGCTGTGAACGGCCGTCATATCGGGATCATTGCAAAGAAAGAGTTCCTCGGACTCTCATCGGAGAAGACGATTCTTTTTGCCGTCCTCCTGCAGGTCTTTATCGCGATGTTCTCCTCGTTCCTGATGGTGGGGCTCACCGCCATGTACGACCCCGAGGCGATCGAGAGTTACTCCGCGACCACCTACGGTGTCGGCTACACCGGGGCAGATTCACCACTCATCGATGAGTTCGCAAAAAGGGACGACCTCGTGCTTTACCGGATGGATCTCCAAACAGCGATCGACGCGCTCAGCGATCGCCAGATCGCAGCGGTGGTTCATGTCCCGGATACACCGCCGGATGCAGAGGGGCCGATCACGATCACGCTCTACCTCATCCAGAACGACCTGCAATCGAGCATCATCAACGTGAAGTTAAAAGAGGTCCTCCAGAGTTACGAAAGGGAACTCCGGGAGGTTCGGGCCGACCGGATGGTCTCCTACCCCATCGGGCTGAACTTCCCTAAGGCCAGTGGCGGTGAGAGTTTCTTTGAATTCGTTTACGGCCTCCTCATTCCCCTGCTCGTCCTCCTCCCGGCGATCGTCTCGGCGGCGTTGATCATCGATCTCATCACCGAGGAGTACCAGCGCCAGACACTTGAGACACTCATCTCGACGCCGATCACGTACACGGAGATGATCTGGGGGAAGATTGCCACCTGCGCAGTCCTGGTTCCGGTCCAGGCAGGAGCCTGGCTCCTTCTTCTCGGGTTAAACGGCATCGCGGTCGGAAACATAGCCGCAATCCTCCTCCACGCTTCAGTGGGCGGTCTCTTCCTCATCCTTCTTGCGGCAATCGTTGCGCTTCACTACCGTGAGAGAACCAGCGCCCAGTTCGTCTTCTCGACGGCCCTCGTCGTGGTCTTCCTCTTCGTTATGGCCGTCCCCTACAACCCCTTAAACCTCATAGTGCGACTCGCGGTGGATACCGCCGGCCCGATCCACTGGCTGATCCTCGCCCTGACCGCAGGTGCAACGGTGCTCCTCGGCTGGGCTGCAACAGCCTATGCCCAGAAGATCGGGGAATCCGGCCAGAAAGAACGATGAGATGAGAGAATTAGAGAACGTCGCATTCCGTCCCGGTGAATCCGACACGACCCGGGGTAGAGATGCCCCCACCCGAGATCATTTTTGATAAGTTATATATTGTGAATTATACAATTCCGGCCATCGATGACCAACCTCCGCTACCTCAACACAACCTGTGCAGTCTGCGGCGACCCCTGCCGGTTCACCATCCCCGAGGCCGCCGGCAGTGTCGGGTCGCGGGACCTCGATACCCGTCCGGCCGAACCTCTGCGCTCCACAATCTATGCATGGGTGAAACGTTGCCCATCCTGCGGTTACTGTGCCCCGGATCCGGGGAAGGCCCCAGAGGGGGTGGCCGACGTGGTGAAACTACCCCGCTACCGCTGGCAGCTCGACTCCCGCAGGTTCCCGAGACTTGCAAACACCTTCCTCTGCTGGTCGATCATTCAGGAGGAACTCGGTGCTCCGGCCCAGGCCGCGTGGGCATCCCTCCATGCCGCCTGGATCTGCGATGATGAAGGTGATGACGTCCCCGCCCGAATCTGCCGAATACGCGCCGCCGATCTCCTGCGGCGGGCGTGGGAACAGGGGGATCGGCTGACCACCCAGGCAGGAGGCGATGAGGCGATCTTGGTAGATCTTCTCCGCAGGGCAGGAAGGTTCCGGGAGGCACGTGCCCTGGTGCGGGAGACGCTGGAGCAGAACCCGCCGCCCCTCATTGCAGAGATCATGCGGCTCCAGGCCCGGTTGATCGACGCGAAAGACCGCAACACCCATACCGTGGCTGAGGCCCGACGCTACAAGATGCCGACGACGCTCTGACTGGGCTTTGCGGAGCCTCACCATTTGTATACTGCCCTGCAGATACT of the Methanoculleus thermophilus genome contains:
- a CDS encoding ABC transporter ATP-binding protein produces the protein MITARSLVKYYGDFPALDGVTFDLDDARILGVIGHNGAGKTTLLKIMAGLILPTAGNLVINGIDVARRPLDLKQNLGYLPEESRLYETMTVDAYLAFFGEIYGLRKEVIRRRREDLLAELALEPNGKKIGELSKGMKRKVAIARSLMHDPGLLIYDEPTSGLDPMTSRSVIEYVKGLRDRGKTVIFSAHNLFQVEEVCDMVLILRRGRVVAKGTMPELREKFGSLTYQVFFRIGDPATFTTSVDYTISDGRYLTVAHSIEELNRTTATLAADGATIDRIESHYPTLEEMLFKIGQ
- a CDS encoding ABC transporter — translated: MSRASSIWTIAVWEMNRSMTTMGRHVLPLAAGLLVLLVLVMGFAASSGVHMQDGIYRIGIDDPEVARIVAPDNRFTLYLDDGPALWENRFAYDIIILNGEVYAAETEKGLAALKTLKRDYDGYVSRVAAGEPDLFAGYPLWIDLEYVKSELDFQTVMSGEQASPTADTRVPRATPGSVEAVTPPPSAMLVSEDDLRVHLAEARSDHPMSRYTGILSGSSATDGLLVPSELSPPLPYDALILVFVFIFPLYFTSQFFMMSVMNERVGRAGEALLSTPIRSSAIVIGKALPYFGLMLIIAGAITVFIGAPLTILLPLIPVILFFLANALIIGMASRSFKELSFVSIFFSTLATSYLFFPTIFANTHVISIISPLTLIVLELQGEGFTAMEYVYSTALFFATSIILFYLGTINFREERLFSEKPLTSRLADFISGAINRDHPNLALFILAAFTIPFVFMAQMMTLVLFFNIPMPLSLVLLTVSAAFIEEFAKSIGIYAVARERPTFLTPKNLIFGAVAIGLGFLVGEKLLLFATLAQITESIFGSVLFLSLQVLWMPLLLHITGVLITGGFLLLGGRHAYVPGLIAASVVHSLYNLYFLTGGLL
- a CDS encoding ABC transporter permease, translating into MNGRHIGIIAKKEFLGLSSEKTILFAVLLQVFIAMFSSFLMVGLTAMYDPEAIESYSATTYGVGYTGADSPLIDEFAKRDDLVLYRMDLQTAIDALSDRQIAAVVHVPDTPPDAEGPITITLYLIQNDLQSSIINVKLKEVLQSYERELREVRADRMVSYPIGLNFPKASGGESFFEFVYGLLIPLLVLLPAIVSAALIIDLITEEYQRQTLETLISTPITYTEMIWGKIATCAVLVPVQAGAWLLLLGLNGIAVGNIAAILLHASVGGLFLILLAAIVALHYRERTSAQFVFSTALVVVFLFVMAVPYNPLNLIVRLAVDTAGPIHWLILALTAGATVLLGWAATAYAQKIGESGQKER